One Desulfovibrio fairfieldensis genomic window carries:
- a CDS encoding helix-turn-helix domain-containing protein has product MSRYALAKRAGVDCSWLRRFEQGRSGVRVETLIAIAQGLQMPAARIVDMIEIALCEAAVYPGPCAKSHAEPLSKQEGQNRFGSPRRKDADLY; this is encoded by the coding sequence ATGAGCCGTTACGCCCTGGCCAAGCGGGCCGGGGTGGACTGCTCATGGCTGCGCCGTTTCGAACAGGGCCGTTCGGGCGTGCGGGTGGAGACTCTGATCGCCATTGCCCAGGGCCTGCAAATGCCGGCCGCGCGGATCGTGGATATGATCGAAATCGCCCTCTGCGAAGCCGCCGTTTACCCCGGACCGTGCGCCAAGTCCCATGCCGAACCCCTTTCCAAACAGGAGGGGCAAAACCGCTTCGGGTCCCCGAGGCGGAAGGATGCGGACCTGTACTGA
- a CDS encoding nitroreductase family protein, producing the protein MSIRNILMSLSTGLAVLALSLSPAGPARAVSADGARMDLPAPDKKGGMPLMQALAERHSSKSGYTGAPLSAQELSNLLWATWGVNRSDGRRTAPSAMNRQEVTVYVVRENGVWRYDAAQHALIRELSGDYRDAAGGGSLVLLYAAPEGRWSGMHVGALYQNAGLYCASAGLGNYVHASGVSALDGKLPLPDGWRVLIAQTVGLIQ; encoded by the coding sequence ATGAGCATCCGCAACATTCTGATGTCCCTGAGTACGGGTCTGGCCGTGCTGGCGCTCAGCCTGAGCCCGGCCGGTCCGGCACGGGCGGTTTCCGCCGACGGCGCGCGCATGGATTTGCCCGCGCCGGACAAAAAGGGCGGCATGCCCCTGATGCAAGCCCTGGCCGAACGTCATTCCAGCAAAAGCGGCTATACCGGCGCGCCCCTGTCCGCCCAGGAACTGAGCAACCTGCTCTGGGCCACCTGGGGCGTGAACCGGTCCGACGGCCGCCGCACCGCGCCTTCGGCCATGAACCGCCAGGAAGTGACGGTCTATGTGGTGCGGGAAAACGGCGTCTGGCGCTATGACGCGGCCCAACACGCCCTGATCCGGGAACTGAGCGGCGATTACCGCGACGCGGCAGGCGGCGGCTCGCTGGTGCTGCTCTATGCCGCGCCCGAGGGCCGCTGGTCCGGCATGCACGTGGGCGCGCTCTACCAGAACGCCGGGCTCTACTGCGCCTCCGCCGGTCTGGGCAACTATGTGCACGCTTCCGGCGTTTCGGCCCTGGACGGCAAACTGCCCCTGCCCGACGGCTGGCGCGTGCTCATCGCCCAGACCGTGGGTCTGATTCAGTAA
- a CDS encoding methionine ABC transporter permease, which yields MFDQQTVEMLLVGVWDTLYMTVAATFFSYVFGMVMGVVLVICRKDGIRPNALVYNVLDVVVNLTRSFPFLILMIAVIPFTRFLVGTTIGNNATVVPLVLAAAPFVARLVESSLLEVDNGVVEAAQSMGASTWQIIVKVLLPEARPSLLNGSAVSAITILGYSAMSGAVGGGGLGKLAIMYGYNRYQTDIMVITVVLLIIIVQAFQSFGNWATRRSDKRGS from the coding sequence ATGTTTGACCAGCAGACCGTTGAAATGCTGCTTGTGGGCGTATGGGACACGCTCTACATGACCGTGGCGGCGACATTTTTTTCCTATGTCTTCGGCATGGTCATGGGCGTGGTGCTGGTCATCTGCCGCAAGGACGGCATCCGGCCCAACGCGCTTGTCTACAACGTGCTGGACGTGGTGGTGAACCTCACGCGTTCCTTCCCCTTCCTGATCCTGATGATCGCGGTCATCCCCTTCACCCGCTTTCTGGTAGGCACCACCATCGGCAACAACGCCACCGTGGTGCCGCTGGTGCTGGCCGCCGCGCCCTTTGTGGCCCGGCTGGTGGAATCTTCCCTGCTGGAGGTGGACAACGGTGTGGTGGAGGCCGCCCAGAGCATGGGGGCCAGCACCTGGCAGATCATCGTCAAAGTGCTGCTGCCCGAGGCGCGGCCCTCGCTGCTCAACGGCAGCGCCGTATCCGCCATCACCATTCTCGGCTACTCGGCCATGTCCGGGGCCGTGGGCGGCGGCGGACTGGGCAAGCTCGCCATCATGTACGGCTACAACCGCTATCAGACCGACATCATGGTCATTACGGTGGTTTTGCTGATCATCATCGTGCAGGCCTTCCAGTCTTTCGGCAACTGGGCCACGCGTCGCAGCGACAAACGCGGTTCGTAG
- the sfsA gene encoding DNA/RNA nuclease SfsA produces MRDRDEQGLPSGPGGCPAGGGSGNADAAPLLPFAPDCVIGTFVQRQKRFSVELRLDGASVWVHSNNSGSMLGLTRPGAPVLASPAANPARKLKYTQECVWLAESAVPGPPLSSSNPPGPVPGGPGFWVGVNTSVPNRMLEAAFLAGRLAFAEGYAGLTREAKRGQSRLDGLFSGPVLPPLWVECKNVTMVEDDAACFPDAASERGRKHLRELMDIVAHGERAAMFYLVQRPDGHCFAPADFIDPAYAELFYEAVARGVEIYPYRAVVSPRGVDLGGLLPVRLY; encoded by the coding sequence ATGCGGGACAGGGATGAACAGGGATTGCCGTCCGGACCGGGCGGCTGTCCGGCCGGTGGAGGTTCCGGCAATGCGGATGCGGCGCCGCTGCTGCCCTTCGCGCCGGATTGCGTGATCGGGACGTTCGTGCAACGGCAAAAGCGTTTCAGTGTGGAACTGCGCCTGGACGGCGCTTCGGTCTGGGTGCACAGCAACAACTCGGGCAGCATGCTGGGCCTGACCCGGCCCGGCGCGCCGGTGCTGGCCTCTCCGGCGGCCAATCCGGCCCGCAAGCTCAAATATACCCAGGAATGCGTCTGGCTGGCGGAAAGCGCCGTACCCGGGCCGCCTCTCTCGTCGTCAAACCCGCCCGGCCCGGTTCCCGGCGGCCCCGGATTCTGGGTGGGGGTGAACACCAGCGTGCCCAACCGCATGCTGGAGGCGGCCTTTCTCGCCGGGCGGCTGGCTTTTGCCGAGGGCTATGCCGGGCTGACCCGCGAGGCCAAACGCGGCCAGAGCCGCCTGGACGGCCTGTTCAGCGGGCCGGTCCTGCCGCCGCTCTGGGTGGAATGCAAGAACGTGACTATGGTGGAGGACGACGCGGCCTGCTTTCCGGACGCGGCCAGCGAGCGCGGGCGGAAGCATCTGCGCGAACTCATGGACATTGTGGCCCACGGCGAGCGGGCGGCCATGTTTTATCTGGTGCAACGGCCTGACGGGCACTGTTTCGCACCGGCGGACTTTATTGATCCGGCCTATGCCGAGCTTTTTTATGAGGCGGTCGCGCGCGGGGTGGAGATCTATCCCTACCGGGCCGTGGTCAGCCCGCGCGGAGTGGATCTGGGCGGTTTGCTGCCCGTGCGCCTTTATTGA
- a CDS encoding glutamate synthase-related protein: MSLNPGIASSFNETKTRSHTLSPQSGMCSFCTADCPGTCEIGLSAVLGAQSVYPTTTGNNQIASEKDYPLDYSHFNINGRVFGAQGVPAGTDQAAIFNVRLERTLGRRHPVKIALPVILPALLKMNWQDYFAGAAMAGVCCVIGEGSPSKDPALQMRNGKIAEFPYLNEIMDAFRRYYRGYGQIVPQANFEEDGQGLPEYAISRCGAEAIEFKFGQSAKGTQPVTRLKDYDAALKKKATGALVHPDPEDPAVRAAAERGEAPNFYAYGRLPMWDEEYLVTRIGMLRDMGLKNVYFKMAGFDPVDIERVLRIAASAEVDVVTFDGAGGGSGYSPCKMMNEWGLPTVPLESTVCGIARRLGREGLELPSMVITGGFATEDQVFKALALGAPCFQAVGLCRAAMAAANSAKKVGELIEAGNIPAYLQKYGDSKETLFADLPDLRHLYGKEAESFPAGAIGVFSYLNRIAMGLRHFAALNRKFDVNLLGPDDLIPLTPEAAELLAGR, encoded by the coding sequence ATGTCCCTCAACCCCGGAATCGCCTCCAGCTTCAACGAAACCAAAACACGCAGCCACACGCTGTCGCCGCAGAGCGGCATGTGCTCCTTCTGCACCGCCGACTGCCCCGGCACCTGCGAGATAGGCCTGTCCGCCGTGCTGGGCGCGCAGAGCGTCTACCCCACCACCACGGGCAACAACCAGATCGCCTCGGAGAAGGATTATCCGCTGGATTACTCCCACTTCAACATCAACGGCCGCGTCTTCGGGGCTCAGGGCGTACCGGCCGGAACGGATCAGGCGGCCATCTTCAACGTCAGGCTCGAACGCACGCTGGGCAGGCGGCATCCGGTCAAGATCGCCCTGCCGGTGATCCTGCCCGCCCTGCTGAAAATGAACTGGCAGGATTATTTTGCCGGGGCCGCCATGGCCGGGGTCTGCTGCGTCATCGGCGAAGGCTCGCCCTCCAAGGACCCCGCGCTGCAAATGCGGAACGGAAAAATTGCGGAATTTCCCTATCTGAATGAAATCATGGACGCCTTCCGCCGCTATTACCGGGGCTACGGGCAGATCGTGCCGCAGGCCAACTTCGAGGAGGACGGCCAGGGGCTGCCGGAATACGCCATCAGCCGGTGCGGGGCCGAGGCCATTGAATTCAAGTTCGGCCAGTCGGCCAAGGGTACCCAGCCCGTGACCCGGCTCAAGGATTACGACGCCGCGCTCAAGAAAAAGGCGACCGGGGCCCTGGTCCATCCGGACCCGGAGGACCCCGCGGTCCGGGCCGCGGCGGAACGGGGCGAAGCGCCCAATTTCTATGCCTACGGCCGTCTGCCCATGTGGGACGAGGAGTATCTGGTCACCCGCATCGGCATGCTGCGGGACATGGGCCTGAAAAACGTCTATTTCAAGATGGCCGGCTTTGACCCCGTGGACATTGAGCGGGTGCTGCGCATTGCCGCGTCGGCTGAAGTGGATGTGGTCACTTTTGACGGCGCGGGCGGCGGCTCGGGTTACAGCCCCTGTAAAATGATGAACGAGTGGGGCCTGCCCACCGTGCCGCTGGAAAGCACGGTCTGCGGCATTGCCCGCCGCCTGGGCCGGGAAGGCCTGGAACTGCCCTCCATGGTCATCACCGGCGGCTTCGCCACCGAGGACCAGGTCTTCAAGGCCCTGGCTCTGGGCGCGCCCTGTTTTCAGGCCGTGGGCCTTTGCCGGGCCGCCATGGCCGCCGCCAACAGCGCCAAAAAGGTGGGCGAACTGATCGAAGCGGGCAACATTCCCGCCTATCTCCAAAAATACGGCGACAGCAAGGAAACGCTGTTCGCGGATCTGCCGGATCTCAGGCATCTCTACGGCAAGGAGGCGGAGAGCTTCCCGGCCGGGGCCATCGGCGTGTTCTCCTATCTCAACCGCATCGCCATGGGTCTGCGCCACTTCGCGGCCCTGAACCGCAAATTTGACGTAAACCTGCTGGGCCCGGACGATCTGATTCCGCTGACCCCGGAGGCCGCGGAGCTGCTGGCCGGAAGATAG
- a CDS encoding pyridoxal phosphate-dependent aminotransferase, which produces MQISERLRSIKPSLTLSVNSRALELKAQGVDVTSLAVGEPDFPTPRHICDAAKAAIDANFCRYTAVPGIPDLRKAAGRYFERNYGTPVPIESIIIGAGGKHCLYNFMQATINPGDEVLIPAPYWLSYPDMVELAGGVPVTVHAGPERNFKVTPLMLEEKTTDKTRLLVLNSPSNPTGAVYSDREFMQIMRWALARNIFVLSDEIYDQLVFPPAKMTSAITWFEHCPELVAVLNGLSKSYAMTGWRVGFLAAHPDLVKKISSMQGHSTSSICSVSQKAALAALEGPVECVDEMRAAFLRRRDLALDIIKAWPWAVCPKPDGAFYLFVDVHQCYGDQVRNSTELCTYLLDKAHVALVPGAAFGDDNCIRLSYAVADDVLADALSRVGEVLGELAGETRR; this is translated from the coding sequence ATGCAGATTTCCGAACGCTTGCGCAGCATCAAACCTTCTCTGACCCTCAGTGTCAACAGCCGGGCCCTGGAGCTCAAGGCGCAGGGCGTGGACGTGACCAGCCTGGCCGTGGGCGAACCGGATTTCCCCACGCCCAGGCATATCTGCGACGCGGCCAAGGCCGCCATTGACGCCAATTTCTGCCGCTACACCGCCGTGCCCGGCATTCCCGATCTGCGCAAGGCCGCGGGCCGCTACTTTGAACGGAACTACGGCACGCCCGTGCCCATAGAATCCATTATCATCGGCGCGGGCGGCAAGCACTGCCTCTACAATTTCATGCAGGCCACCATCAACCCCGGCGACGAGGTGCTGATTCCCGCGCCCTACTGGCTGAGCTATCCCGACATGGTGGAGCTGGCGGGCGGCGTGCCCGTGACCGTGCATGCCGGGCCGGAACGCAATTTCAAGGTCACGCCCCTCATGCTTGAGGAAAAGACCACGGACAAGACCAGGCTGCTGGTCCTCAACTCGCCCAGCAATCCCACGGGCGCGGTCTATTCCGACCGCGAGTTCATGCAGATCATGCGTTGGGCCCTGGCGCGGAACATCTTTGTACTGTCGGATGAAATTTACGACCAACTGGTCTTTCCCCCGGCAAAGATGACCAGCGCCATCACCTGGTTCGAGCATTGCCCCGAACTGGTGGCCGTGCTCAACGGCCTGTCCAAGAGCTATGCCATGACCGGCTGGCGCGTGGGCTTTCTGGCCGCGCACCCGGACCTGGTTAAAAAAATCTCCTCCATGCAGGGGCACAGCACCTCCAGCATCTGTTCCGTATCCCAGAAGGCCGCCCTGGCCGCCCTGGAAGGCCCGGTGGAGTGCGTGGACGAAATGCGCGCGGCCTTCCTGCGGCGGCGCGATCTGGCCTTGGACATCATCAAGGCTTGGCCGTGGGCTGTCTGTCCCAAGCCGGACGGGGCCTTCTACCTCTTTGTGGACGTGCACCAGTGCTACGGCGACCAAGTGCGTAATTCCACGGAGCTCTGCACGTACCTGCTGGACAAGGCCCATGTGGCCCTGGTGCCGGGCGCGGCCTTCGGCGACGACAACTGCATCCGCCTGTCCTACGCGGTGGCGGACGATGTGCTGGCTGACGCCCTGTCCCGGGTGGGCGAGGTGCTGGGCGAACTGGCGGGAGAAACCCGGCGTTGA
- a CDS encoding glycerol dehydrogenase, translated as MLKLMRAPAKYIQGKDALLSTYDETKNLGKSFLFICSRSGEKACRAHLEQSFAGKEAAIRFEIFGGHSSEGEIQRMRDIVRAHGIDCVAGVGGGSAIDTAKATAYYEGLPVLVIPTVSATDAPCTGLSVIYKDDGSFSKYLFYPKNPDVVLVDSTVIANAPVKFLVAGMGDALGTYFEARMCARAKAPSLENGGITRSALALCRLCYETLLENGARAKAAVERHLLTPDVEAIIEANIYLSGVGADNGGLCVAHSVYNGFTALEECTAAHGSVVAFGTIVQLLLENAPGAELRQVQDFCLNVGLPVTLAEMGVTDPARVAVAATKACAPGESIHNMIGDVTPEELTDAVLAADGLGRALRA; from the coding sequence ATGTTGAAACTGATGCGGGCACCCGCAAAATATATCCAGGGCAAGGACGCCCTGCTTTCCACGTATGACGAAACCAAAAATCTGGGCAAATCCTTCCTCTTCATCTGCAGCCGCAGCGGTGAAAAGGCCTGCCGCGCCCACCTGGAGCAAAGTTTTGCCGGCAAGGAGGCCGCCATCCGCTTCGAGATTTTCGGCGGACACAGCTCCGAGGGCGAAATTCAACGCATGCGCGACATCGTGCGCGCTCACGGCATTGACTGCGTGGCCGGTGTGGGCGGCGGCTCGGCCATCGACACGGCCAAGGCCACGGCCTATTACGAAGGCCTGCCCGTGCTGGTCATTCCCACTGTCAGCGCCACGGACGCGCCCTGCACCGGGCTTTCGGTCATCTACAAGGATGACGGCTCGTTCAGCAAATACCTTTTCTATCCGAAAAATCCCGACGTGGTTCTGGTGGATTCAACGGTCATCGCCAACGCGCCGGTCAAATTCCTGGTGGCGGGCATGGGCGACGCCCTGGGCACCTATTTCGAAGCCCGGATGTGCGCCAGAGCCAAAGCCCCCAGCCTGGAAAACGGCGGCATCACCCGTTCGGCCCTGGCCCTCTGCCGCCTCTGCTACGAAACCCTGCTGGAAAACGGCGCACGGGCCAAGGCCGCCGTGGAGCGGCATCTGCTCACCCCGGATGTGGAGGCGATCATTGAGGCCAATATCTACCTCTCGGGCGTGGGCGCGGACAACGGCGGCCTGTGCGTGGCCCACTCCGTGTACAACGGCTTCACCGCCCTGGAAGAATGCACGGCGGCCCACGGCAGCGTGGTGGCCTTCGGCACCATCGTGCAACTGTTGCTGGAAAACGCGCCCGGCGCGGAACTGCGCCAGGTGCAGGACTTCTGTCTGAATGTGGGCCTGCCCGTGACCCTGGCGGAAATGGGCGTCACCGACCCCGCGCGGGTGGCCGTGGCCGCCACGAAGGCCTGCGCGCCGGGCGAAAGCATCCACAACATGATCGGCGACGTCACGCCGGAGGAACTGACCGACGCCGTTCTGGCGGCGGACGGCCTGGGCCGCGCCCTGCGCGCCTGA
- a CDS encoding methionine ABC transporter ATP-binding protein, which yields MADGPIISIEHLEKRFSGKNADVFALRGIDLAIGRGDIFGIIGKSGAGKSTLVRCINMLERPTAGSVFFEGRDLCRLPEAALRKARRSMGMIFQQFNLLMQRTALQNVCFPLELTGAPRDETRKRAEELLDMVGLANRMDSYPSQLSGGQKQRVAIARALATKPRVLLCDEATSALDPATTDSILALIKDINVQLGITAVVITHEMSVIEKICSHVAIISKGVIVEQGLVEDVFFHPRTEAARRLVLPEALRKLPQPNLYRLIFNGRSSFEPVIANMVLECGCPVNIMYADTRDINGVAFGQMVLQLPEREESRARIMAFAEAHSIMLEEMKHV from the coding sequence ATGGCTGACGGCCCCATCATCAGTATCGAGCATCTGGAAAAGCGCTTTTCCGGTAAAAATGCCGACGTGTTCGCCCTGCGCGGCATTGACCTTGCCATCGGCCGGGGAGACATTTTCGGCATCATCGGCAAGAGCGGCGCGGGCAAGTCCACGCTGGTGCGTTGCATCAACATGCTGGAACGCCCCACGGCCGGAAGCGTCTTTTTTGAAGGCAGGGATCTCTGCCGTCTGCCCGAGGCCGCGCTGCGCAAGGCGCGGCGTTCCATGGGCATGATTTTTCAGCAGTTCAACCTGCTCATGCAGCGCACAGCCCTGCAGAACGTCTGTTTTCCGCTGGAGCTGACGGGCGCGCCCAGGGACGAGACCCGCAAGCGGGCCGAAGAGCTGCTGGATATGGTGGGTCTGGCCAACCGCATGGATTCTTACCCCTCCCAGCTTTCCGGCGGCCAGAAGCAGCGTGTGGCCATTGCCCGCGCCCTGGCCACCAAGCCGCGCGTGCTGCTCTGCGACGAAGCCACCTCCGCGCTGGACCCGGCCACCACGGATTCCATTCTCGCGCTCATCAAGGACATCAACGTCCAGCTCGGCATCACGGCGGTGGTCATCACCCACGAGATGAGCGTCATCGAAAAGATCTGCAGCCATGTGGCCATCATCAGCAAGGGCGTCATTGTCGAGCAGGGTCTGGTGGAGGACGTTTTTTTCCACCCCCGGACCGAAGCGGCCCGCCGCCTGGTCCTGCCCGAGGCCCTCCGCAAGCTGCCGCAGCCCAATCTGTACCGGCTCATCTTCAACGGCCGCTCTTCCTTTGAGCCCGTCATCGCCAACATGGTGCTGGAATGCGGCTGTCCGGTGAACATCATGTATGCCGACACCCGCGACATCAACGGCGTGGCCTTCGGCCAGATGGTCCTGCAACTGCCCGAGAGGGAGGAATCCCGCGCGCGGATCATGGCCTTTGCCGAGGCGCATTCCATCATGCTGGAGGAAATGAAACATGTTTGA
- a CDS encoding MetQ/NlpA family ABC transporter substrate-binding protein: MKKLLLAFAALLGTASLVCTAQAAGTITVGASPTPHAEILAEAAKLLKPQGYVLKIVEYSDYVQPNVALDSKELDANYFQHKPYLDDFNAQKGTKLGSMGPVHYEPFGIYAGKTKSLKDLKDGALVAVPNDATNEGRALLLLQDEGLIKLKKDAGLAATRRDIVENPKKLKIEEIEAAQLVRALPDVDIAIINGNYAILGGLKVADALAVEAADSVAAATYANILAVREGDEKRPELRALYEVLISPEMAAFMKKKYAGAVLPSVK, translated from the coding sequence ATGAAAAAACTGCTTCTGGCTTTTGCCGCCCTGTTGGGCACGGCTTCCTTGGTCTGCACCGCTCAGGCCGCGGGCACGATCACCGTGGGCGCGTCCCCCACGCCCCATGCCGAAATCCTCGCCGAGGCCGCCAAACTGCTCAAACCGCAGGGCTACGTCCTCAAGATCGTGGAATATTCCGACTATGTGCAGCCCAATGTGGCCCTGGACAGCAAGGAGCTGGACGCCAACTATTTCCAGCACAAGCCCTACCTGGACGACTTCAACGCCCAGAAAGGCACCAAGCTCGGCTCTATGGGCCCGGTGCACTATGAACCCTTCGGCATCTACGCGGGCAAGACCAAGAGCCTCAAGGACCTGAAGGACGGCGCGCTGGTGGCCGTGCCTAACGACGCCACCAACGAGGGCCGCGCGCTGCTGCTCCTGCAGGACGAGGGCCTTATCAAGCTGAAGAAGGATGCCGGTCTGGCCGCCACCCGCCGCGACATCGTGGAGAATCCCAAAAAGCTCAAGATTGAGGAAATCGAGGCCGCCCAGCTGGTGCGCGCCCTGCCCGACGTGGACATTGCCATCATCAACGGCAACTACGCCATTCTCGGCGGTCTGAAAGTGGCCGACGCCCTGGCCGTGGAAGCCGCCGACTCCGTGGCCGCCGCCACCTACGCCAATATTCTGGCCGTGCGCGAGGGCGACGAAAAGCGTCCCGAACTCCGGGCCCTGTATGAGGTTCTGATCAGCCCGGAAATGGCCGCCTTTATGAAAAAGAAGTATGCGGGCGCGGTGCTGCCCTCCGTGAAGTAG
- a CDS encoding sensor domain-containing diguanylate cyclase, with translation MSTHPAHCLIPLTSSEPLWEWDIVSDALFLSLGACSRLRLPEPPTRMADFLSCIPPHALPRLNELREGVLSGTAGSCLECDYPFNNQWIQEHLLVLARNEKGRATKIMGRFTVTPALSGDPAVEAKARQSGLPEVGIWIYSIPSRNVWRDSICAALLGEDASGTYAVSYDDRTTSIHPADRKNLLRRYRLFIEQKLLGESIDDIIRVRLNNGQYARMLVRGSVLERDHTGRATLLAGTLQREESLRPGLRSSDDERLHYALDTVGDGLWDWDLRTDAVYYSPRCLAMLGYTPEQFPAHVDAWKDKIHPDDHDKIVDTQLAIVQSPRYGDSFECTYRMRRADGGWAWLFGRGCVTRRDENGRACHLVNIVTNITTAQTERDRLEELVKNDALTGLRSRAYCNLEAERIEKNNIRPVCVISCDITGLKMVNDNLGHAAGDELLAEAATLLRKPLRLTDCVARMGGDEFVVLLPGCAPDKGRELLRNIETCFAERNQHPGRMPLLAAFGLACSENPEMTLAKVMVQADTAMLRQKRAQRKTAHREIKNWIEARTGHNIRADDRLPVN, from the coding sequence ATGTCCACGCATCCGGCACATTGTCTTATCCCGCTTACCTCCAGCGAGCCGCTGTGGGAATGGGACATCGTTTCCGACGCGCTTTTTCTGAGTCTGGGCGCATGCAGCCGCTTGCGCCTGCCCGAACCGCCAACGCGCATGGCGGATTTTCTCAGTTGCATTCCGCCCCACGCCCTGCCCAGGCTCAACGAGCTGCGCGAGGGCGTGCTCAGCGGCACGGCCGGTTCCTGCCTGGAGTGCGACTACCCCTTCAACAATCAATGGATTCAGGAACATCTGCTGGTGCTGGCCCGCAACGAAAAGGGCCGGGCAACCAAAATCATGGGCCGTTTCACGGTCACTCCGGCCCTGTCCGGCGATCCCGCCGTGGAGGCCAAGGCCCGGCAAAGCGGCCTGCCCGAAGTGGGCATCTGGATATATTCCATCCCGAGCAGAAACGTCTGGCGGGACAGCATCTGCGCGGCTCTGCTGGGCGAGGACGCATCCGGAACCTACGCCGTCAGCTACGACGACCGTACCACAAGCATCCACCCGGCCGACCGCAAAAACCTGCTCCGCCGCTACCGGCTGTTCATCGAACAGAAACTTCTGGGCGAATCCATTGACGACATCATCAGGGTCCGGCTGAACAACGGCCAGTACGCGCGCATGCTGGTGCGCGGCTCCGTGCTGGAGCGCGACCACACGGGCCGCGCCACCCTGCTGGCCGGCACGCTGCAACGCGAGGAAAGCCTCCGCCCCGGCCTCCGCTCATCCGACGACGAGCGGCTGCACTACGCCCTGGACACGGTGGGCGACGGCCTGTGGGACTGGGACCTGCGCACCGACGCGGTCTATTACAGCCCCCGCTGTCTGGCCATGCTGGGCTATACGCCGGAGCAGTTTCCCGCGCATGTGGATGCCTGGAAAGACAAAATCCACCCCGACGACCACGACAAAATCGTGGACACGCAACTGGCTATCGTCCAGTCCCCGCGCTACGGCGATTCCTTTGAATGCACCTACCGCATGCGGCGCGCAGACGGCGGCTGGGCCTGGCTTTTCGGACGCGGCTGCGTGACCCGGAGGGATGAAAACGGCCGGGCGTGCCATCTGGTGAACATCGTCACCAACATCACCACGGCCCAGACCGAGCGGGACAGGCTGGAGGAACTGGTCAAAAACGACGCGCTCACCGGCCTGCGCAGCCGGGCCTATTGCAATCTGGAGGCCGAACGCATCGAAAAAAACAACATCCGCCCGGTCTGCGTGATCTCCTGCGACATCACCGGCCTGAAAATGGTCAACGACAACCTGGGCCACGCGGCCGGGGACGAATTGCTGGCCGAGGCCGCAACGCTGCTGCGCAAGCCCCTGCGGCTCACGGACTGCGTGGCGCGCATGGGCGGGGACGAATTTGTGGTTCTGCTGCCGGGCTGCGCGCCGGACAAGGGCAGGGAGCTGCTGCGCAACATCGAAACCTGTTTTGCCGAACGCAACCAGCATCCCGGCCGGATGCCGCTTTTGGCGGCCTTTGGCCTGGCCTGCAGCGAAAACCCGGAGATGACCCTGGCCAAGGTCATGGTGCAGGCGGATACGGCCATGCTGCGCCAGAAGCGGGCCCAGCGCAAAACCGCGCACAGAGAGATCAAAAACTGGATTGAAGCCCGCACGGGCCACAACATCCGCGCCGACGACCGTCTCCCAGTCAACTGA
- a CDS encoding helix-turn-helix domain-containing protein, with amino-acid sequence MEKIPTLQWAVAAVIHRLRRKAGLSQGQLAGLAGLSEDYISGMERGIQCGSLTAMLHIAAALRMETAELVRLIEAEMRAGPCPPERGAGKPPKREGD; translated from the coding sequence ATGGAAAAAATACCCACATTGCAGTGGGCCGTGGCTGCGGTGATCCACCGGCTGCGGCGCAAGGCCGGGCTTTCCCAGGGGCAGTTGGCGGGCCTGGCGGGGCTTTCCGAAGATTATATCTCCGGCATGGAGCGCGGCATCCAGTGCGGTTCGCTGACCGCCATGCTGCATATCGCGGCGGCCCTGCGCATGGAAACGGCGGAACTGGTCCGGCTGATCGAGGCCGAGATGCGCGCCGGTCCCTGTCCGCCGGAACGCGGGGCGGGCAAGCCGCCCAAGCGGGAAGGAGACTAG
- a CDS encoding DUF883 family protein: MAEKNEESMDTLRNELNTLRDQMETLVKSLGEKGGEASSDMVAKLERELEHYRRMAADKVHKAYEAGSAGIEQVGEQVRRNPVTSLLVAFGAGCALSWLFRQYR; the protein is encoded by the coding sequence ATGGCTGAAAAAAATGAAGAAAGCATGGATACGTTGCGGAATGAACTGAACACCCTGCGCGATCAGATGGAAACGCTGGTGAAATCTCTCGGCGAAAAAGGCGGCGAGGCCTCCTCGGACATGGTCGCCAAGCTGGAAAGGGAACTGGAACACTACCGGAGAATGGCGGCCGATAAAGTGCACAAGGCTTACGAGGCCGGGAGCGCCGGCATCGAGCAGGTGGGCGAACAGGTGCGCCGGAATCCCGTGACAAGCCTGCTCGTGGCCTTTGGCGCGGGCTGCGCGCTTTCCTGGTTGTTCCGCCAGTACAGGTAA